The following proteins are encoded in a genomic region of Alistipes shahii WAL 8301:
- a CDS encoding phosphatidate cytidylyltransferase encodes MKNLWVRTVSGAVLAVVMLGAIAWSQWSFGLLLAALLVVGMTEFYSLAEEQGSNPQRIVGLAAGLVLFALNFAFVSDDIQILGSARQAFACGMALLLLLLPAMFICELYRRRENPAANIGITFMGVVYVALPFSLMCYIPIIGSEAWSPWMMIFYVFIIWANDVFAYLVGMSVGRHRLCERLSPKKSWEGFFGGIAGAVAMGLVAARVMDGSCWVWAGLALVAAATGVLGDLVESMFKRAAGVKDSGTLIPGHGGVLDRFDAMLLSAPFVFVYMLFVM; translated from the coding sequence ATGAAGAACCTCTGGGTGCGCACTGTGAGCGGGGCCGTCCTCGCCGTGGTGATGCTGGGGGCTATCGCATGGTCGCAATGGAGTTTCGGCCTGCTGCTGGCGGCGTTGCTGGTCGTCGGCATGACGGAGTTCTATTCCCTGGCCGAGGAGCAGGGCAGCAATCCCCAGCGGATCGTCGGACTGGCTGCGGGACTCGTGCTTTTCGCCCTGAATTTCGCATTCGTGTCGGACGACATCCAGATACTCGGCAGCGCCCGGCAGGCTTTCGCCTGCGGAATGGCCCTTCTGCTGTTGCTGCTGCCCGCCATGTTCATCTGCGAACTTTACCGCCGTCGGGAGAATCCCGCCGCCAATATCGGCATCACTTTCATGGGCGTCGTCTACGTGGCGCTGCCGTTCTCGCTGATGTGTTACATTCCGATCATCGGCAGCGAGGCGTGGAGTCCGTGGATGATGATTTTCTACGTTTTCATCATCTGGGCCAACGACGTTTTCGCCTATCTGGTGGGCATGTCCGTCGGCAGACACCGCCTGTGCGAACGCCTTTCGCCCAAGAAGTCGTGGGAAGGGTTCTTCGGCGGCATCGCCGGAGCTGTGGCAATGGGGCTGGTAGCCGCCCGCGTGATGGACGGCAGCTGTTGGGTGTGGGCCGGGCTGGCGCTCGTCGCGGCCGCTACGGGGGTTCTGGGCGACCTGGTGGAGTCGATGTTCAAGCGCGCCGCCGGGGTCAAGGATTCGGGAACGTTGATTCCCGGTCACGGCGGAGTGCTGGACCGCTTCGACGCCATGCTGCTCTCGGCGCCGTTCGTCTTCGTCTATATGCTTTTTGTGATGTAA